The Arachis hypogaea cultivar Tifrunner chromosome 19, arahy.Tifrunner.gnm2.J5K5, whole genome shotgun sequence genome has a window encoding:
- the LOC112779623 gene encoding probable membrane-associated kinase regulator 1, with product MGRRRRTRTSNNRPNPSSHSSTLPPSPTHSFSSSSSSDFEFTISISPRKSSTLLCPADELFYKGQLLPLHLSPRISMVRTLLLSSSSSAAAPRHSTASTTSTSSSFTYDCDSSRPSSVTDDENNFVNRHNTTITNAFHCDKKTATTTAATNNNNNKYFSFSRFSSVFRKNRVETHESVSVSVSEPSRSVKKMGSTAKEVIRKYLNKVKKPLLFSHKHNKDHQKTTQASSSSSKKVANRSAMETQNAPPPPPSYSSSSSFSCLKKETTEINKSALVSSSSHSSFSGNLNYPRRKSIYVSSCPSSMRSSPTHSGVLSTAGGFSYADTSTTEELQNAIQGAIAHCKNSLAQNKDYGAVCFRI from the exons atggggagaagaagaagaacgagaacAAGTAATAATAGACCAAACCCTTCTTCACATTCATCCACTCTTCCACCATCCCCAAcccattccttttcttcttcttcttcttctgatttCGAGTTCACAATCTCAATCTCACCTCGAAAATCCTCCACTCTTCTCTGCCCCGCCGATGAGCTCTTCTACAAAGGCCAGCTCCTCCCTCTTCACCTCTCCCCTCGCATCTCCATGGTCCGCACTCTCCTCCTCTCGTCCTCCTCCTCCGCCGCCGCGCCACGTCACTCTACCGCCAGCACCACCTCCACCTCTTCCTCCTTCACCTACGACTGCGATTCCTCCCGCCCCAGCTCTGTCACCGACGACGAAAACAACTTCGTCAACCGCCATAACACCACCATCACCAATGCCTTCCACTGCGACAAgaaaaccgccaccaccaccgccgccacgaataacaacaacaacaagtaCTTCTCGTTCTCTAGATTCTCCTCTGTTTTCCGCAAAAACCGCGTCGAAACTCATGAGAGCGTCTCTGTTTCCGTTTCTGAACCCTCAAGGTCGGTGAAGAAAATGGGAAGCACCGCCAAGGAGGTTATAAGAAAGTATCTGAACAAAGTGAAGAAGCCATTGTTGTTCTCTCACAAACATAATAAGGATCACCAGAAAACAACGCAAGCGTCATCGTCGTCTTCGAAAAAAGTAGCAAACAGATCCGCCATGGAAACACAGAacgctcctcctcctcctccttcttattcttcttcatcatcattttcCTGCTTGAAGAAGGAAACGACGGAGATCAATAAAAGCGCACTGGTTTCTTCTTCGTCGCATTCTTCCTTCTCGGGAAACTTGAACTACCCTCGACGAAAGAGCATCTACGTTTCAAGCTGCCCTTCGTCCATGAGGTCCTCTCCGACACACTCCGGCGTTCTCTCCACCGCCGGAGGGTTCTCTTACGCTGATACTTCGACAACGGAAGAGTTGCAGAACGCAATCCAAGGAGCCATCGCTCATTGCAAGAACTCGTTGGCTCAGAACAAAGACTATG GTGCAGTTTGTTTCAGGATCTGA
- the LOC112779187 gene encoding protein FAR1-RELATED SEQUENCE 5-like — MAFAIDLNTQPSSEELHSFDTHIDMDDINICNSSSNSATETECTTEVIIHPTISDEEIPKVGMLFGTLEEARQFYYNYANKVGFEPHIRNTNFHKNGKTPINQSIQCNRDGYRTKKNPVTHRSNTVSSVHCKARIYVKLDTELEKWILSKVELTHTHRCDPSLSWMFKKNRELTMHVKDVIERNDQAGIRPSKTFQALADEAGGRSNLKFLEKDVRNYISGKLRINGDDTDAQEMLDYFTRMKEQNPNFFYDICLYSDNSLKHAFWADARSRAAYEYFGDVVSFDTTYKLNKYEMPVAAFVGVNHHGRSCLFGCALLGNEETESFEWLMQTFIKCMGKTPDGILTDQCGAMATAIRNVMPNTRYRLCIWHITRKIPHKLGKLSRYEEIKATMHGIIWESHSRESFESSWYDFIEEYTLHDNNWLNDIYHIRNIWVPVFLEHEFWAGMRSTQRSESMHSFFDKYLTCRSSLVQFVHQYDNCLADKEQQELECDAADNRGLIPCVSNSPIEKQFQYEYTNNIFRNVQAEFIKKCDCNLSPRAVKDNQYFYEVTQQKIIKGMSFYSEYEVVFCPISHQVRCNCFRFESYGILCCHVLSVLSQCRVDKVKSSYILSRWSKNVHRKHTHIRSSHDSRRSDESMNIFRGLCVDFYNVAQDFVHDKEEADILRSAFASAKVALTEHRAKHSESVCTSECSDGLNALRSPPHVVPRGRPSFKRLEADVDRKIKNGSKKRRASSKRTKEGAAVEGDKHLNKATERCITASKHPKDFAPIEEDCFTHNTFSCIPEHFHHAKNTQMDSLSSGGFTTLLNSFQNPSIHAHSYMNID; from the exons ATGGCATTTGCTATAGACTTGAACACGCAGCCGTCATCAGAAGAACTTCACTCATTTGATACCCATATTGATATGGACGATATAAATATTTGTAATAGCTCAAGCAATTCTGCTACAGAAACTGAGTGCACGACTGAG gtcATAATTCATCCCACTATTTCTGATGAGGAGATTCCAAAAGTGGGGATGCTATTTGGAACCCTCGAAGAAGCACGCCAATTTTACTACAACTATGCCAATAAAGTGGGATTCGAGCCTCATATAAGAAACACTAACTTCCACAAGAATGGAAAAACACCCATTAACCAATCCATACAGTGTAATAGAGATGGATACCGAACAAAGAAGAATCCGGTAACCCATAGGTCAAACACAGTCTCATCTGTACACTGTAAAGCTCGCATCTATGTGAAACTTGACACAGAGCTTGAAAAATGGATACTGTCGAAGGTAGAATTAACTCACACGCATCGATGTGATCCCAGTTTGTCATGGATGTTTAAGAAAAACAGGGAACTCACCATGCACGTTAAGGATGTCATTGAACGCAATGACCAGGCTGGTATACGACCTTCGAAGACTTTTCAGGCGCTTGCTGATGAAGCTGGTGGTCGTTCTAATCTGAAATTTCTTGAGAAGGATGTTAGAAATTATATATCTGGTAAACTCCGAATCAATGGAGATGATACTGATGCGCAAGAGATGCTGGACTATTTTACCAGGATGAAAGAGCAGAACCCAAATTTCTTCTACGACATTTGTCTCTATAGTGACAATAGTCTCAAGCATGCATTTTGGGCGGATGCTCGATCAAGAGCTGCTTACGAGTATTTTGGTGACGTGGTGTCATTTGACACCACATACAAACTCAACAA ATATGAGATGCCAGTTGCAGCATTTGTGGGTGTTAATCACCACGGAAGGTCATGTCTTTTCGGGTGTGCTTTATTGGGCAACGAAGAGACTGAGTCCTTTGAATGGCTCATGCAAACATTTATAAAATGTATGGGAAAAACACCAGATGGAATCTTAACTGACCAATGCGGAGCCATGGCAACAGCCATTCGAAATGTCATGCCAAACACTAGGTATAGATTGTGCATTTGGCACATCACGAGGAAGATACCCCATAAACTTGGAAAGTTGAGCCGATATGAGGAAATTAAAGCTACAATGCATGGGATTATTTGGGAGTCTCATTCGCGAGAATCGTTTGAAAGTTCATGGTATGACTTCATTGAAGAGTATACCCTTCATGACAACAACTGGCTTAACG ATATCTATCATATTCGCAATATATGGGTCCCTGTTTTTCTAGAGCATGAATTTTGGGCTGGCATGAGGAGTACACAACGGAGTGAGAGCATGCATTCTTTCTTTGATAAGTACCTAACGTGTAGGAGCAGTTTAGTTCAATTTGTGCACCAGTATGACAATTGTCTTGCAGATAAGGAACAACAGGAGTTGGAGTGCGATGCAGCAGACAATAGGGGCCTGATCCCATGTGTATCGAACTCTCCTATTGAGAAGCAGTTCCAATATGAGTACACCAACAACATATTTCGCAATGTTCAAGCCGAATTTATCAAAAAGTGTGACTGCAACCTGTCTCCAAGGGCAGTGAAGGACAACCAATACTTCTATGAAGTGACTCAACAGAAGATAATTAAGGGGATGTCTTTTTACAGCGAGTATGAAGTTGTGTTTTGTCCTATTTCACACCAGGTTAGGTGCAACTGCTTCAGGTTTGAGTCATATGGTATCCTCTGTTGCCATGTCCTATCGGTTTTATCCCAATGTAGGGTTGACAAGGTGAAATCGTCGTATATACTATCTCGGTGGAGCAAGAATGTTCATCGTAAGCACACTCATATTAGAAGTAGTCACGACTCACGACGCTCTGATGAAAGCATGAATATATTTAGGGGACTGTGTGTTGACTTCTACAATGTGGCCCAGGACTTTGTGCATGACAAGGAGGAGGCTGATATATTGCGTTCCGCTTTTGCGAGTGCTAAAGTGGCACTTACCGAGCATCGGGCAAAACATTCAGAAAGCGTATGCACAAGTGAGTGTTCTGATGGATTAAATGCTTTGCGGAGCCCTCCTCATGTGGTACCTAGGGGGCGCCCAAGCTTCAAGAGACTCGAGGCGGATGTGGACCGGAAAATTAAGAATGGTTCTAAGAAACGTCGAGCTAGTAGTAAACGTACAAAG GAAGGTGCAGCTGTTGAAGGAGACAAACATTTAAACAAGGCCACCGAGAGATGCATTACTGCTAGCAAACACCCTAAG GATTTTGCTCCTATTGAAGAAGACTGTTTCACCCACAACACCTTTTCTTGTATCCCTGAACATTTTCATCATGCAAAAAATACGCAAATGGATTCCTTAAGCTCGGGGGGATTTACAACATTGTTGAATTCGTTCCAGAACCCTTCTATTCAT GCGCACTCTTATATGAATATTGACTAA